A stretch of Channa argus isolate prfri chromosome 16, Channa argus male v1.0, whole genome shotgun sequence DNA encodes these proteins:
- the eif2ak3 gene encoding eukaryotic translation initiation factor 2-alpha kinase 3, whose translation MERGLHFGNVSISLVLLLLLKALIGFGTSEAQGSAIGREPQSAARGAGSTSKEDGARVMERGLENVGAPVIGADVTVEDDENGPAGDAEETSGGSNGNVRATRSLVIISTLDGRISALDPHNQGRKQWDLDVSSGCLVSSSLSKPEVFGNKMVIPSLDGALFQWNRDRETMEAVPFSVESLLESSYRIGEDTVLVGGKSLTTYGLGAYSGKLRYICSAVGCSHWGDEDMETEDVLLLQRTQKTVRAIRPRSGMEKWNFSVGNFELKLVPEAQSGFNFLEAEMATGDTWKDSQWVIADETKEGEHTENKQNQNIDLVIKVSVPDWKVMAFSTEPDGQLVWEHQFCTPIASAWLVGGGKVTPISLFDDTTYSNQSETDEQDDDEDPEKAKEAAESSVYLGMFQGQLYLQSSVTISEKFPSKAIGSKKDIIPLPTVKWKPLIHSPSRTPALVGSDEFDKCLNNDKFSHDEYSNGALSILQYPYDNGYYFPYSKRYREKRDSAVSLIKGNGVGADSRRRKDPVLLLPWWKEILGTIVFCIAATTYIVRKFFHPSAPVAYVRQRKESETQCQTDSKFDLEAMESKEPVAMETRSCEYVSRYLTDFEPVQCLGRGGFGVVFEARNKVDDCNYAIKRIRLPNRELAREKVMREVKALAKLEHPGIIRYFNAWQESPPEGWQEEMDQRWLKDASATDWPVSFLDHMEALSVKVPVSSSVSPVRGPQGDVLRSSVDPRALLTSTDSSAVGFGVDVGDLSFHPLLGQDSLMSERDSQADPDASDTPHSFELCPPRGPSDCTSSSFDIVFEDSGCDRDADADTDSASSAASPGTLTEKNSSSSSHTRRQEFVPLSSSSPPRPTSLTLALPTTPPTQRVQPSPKVYLYIQMQLCRKENLKDWMAQRFLPEHREHNQCLDIFLQIAEAVDFLHSKGLMHRDLKPSNIFFTMDDVVKVGDFGLVTAMDQEEEDDEPSALTPAPLLTRHTGQVGTKLYMSPEQLSGNSYSHKVDIYSLGLILFELLYPFRTQMERVRTLTEVRILRFPEVFSKNNMQELSMVRSMLSLSPSERPEAAEITGIPLFQELELPCRLAVRQRSRTYSASSMGRPSRQTSTT comes from the exons ATGGAAAGGGGGCTTCACTTTGGAAACGTGAGCATTTCCCTGGTGCTCCTGCTGTTGCTGAAAGCTCTCATCGGATTCGGGACTTCGGAAGCTCAGGGCTCCGCCATTGGAAGGGAGCCGCAGTCCGCCGCCCGAGGAGCAGGTTCAACCTCGAAGGAAGATGGTGCAAGAGTCATGGAGCGGGGCTTGGAGAACGTAGGCGCCCCGGTCATTGGAGCAGACGTGACCGTGGAGGACGACGAGAACGGGCCAGCGGGGGACGCTGAGGAGACATCTGGAGGAAGTAACGGAAACGTCCGAGCAACAAG GTCTCTTGTGATCATAAGCACACTGGATGGGAGAATCTCAGCTCTAGACCCTCACAACCAGGGCAGGAAGCAGTGGGACCTAGATGTGAGCTCTGGGTGTCTAGTGTCCTCCAGCCTCAGCAAACCTGAG GTGTTTGGCAATAAGATGGTCATCCCCTCACTGGATGGTGCCTTGTTCCAGTGgaacagggacagagagactaTGGAAGCCGTGCCTTTTAGTGTAGAGTCCCTGCTGGAGTCATCATACCGCATCGGGGAGGACACAGTCCTGGTTGGGGGCAAATCCCTCACTACCTATGGCCTGGGGGCCTACAGTGGGAAG CTTCGGTACATCTGCTCTGCGGTGGGCTGCAGTCACTGGGGCGATGAGGATATGGAGACGGAGGACGTGCTCCTGCTGCAGAGGACTCAGAAGACTGTGCGAGCCATCAGGCCTCGATCAGGGATGGAGAA GTGGAACTTCAGTGTTGGAAACTTTGAGTTGAAGCTTGTTCCAGAGGCGCAGTCCGGATTTAACTTCCTGGAGGCAGAAATGGCGACTGGAGACACCTGGAAGGACAGTCAGTGGGTCATCGCAGATGAAACAAAAGAGGGggaacacacagaaaacaagcaaaaccaGAATATTGACCTTGTAATTAAAGTGTCAGTTCCTGATTGGAAGGTCATGGCCTTTAGCACTGAGCCTGATGGACAGCTGGTCTGGGAGCATCAG TTCTGCACACCCATTGCCAGCGCCTGGCTGGTGGGTGGGGGTAAAGTCACACCGATCAGCCTCTTCGACGACACCACCTACAGCAACCAGTCAGAAACGGACGAGCAGGATGACGATGAGGATCCGGAGAAGGCCAAAGAAGCTGCGGAGTCCAGTGTGTACTTGG gaatGTTTCAGGGCCAGCTCTACTTGCAGTCCTCAGTGACGATCAGTGAGAAGTTCCCCTCCAAAGCTATTGGATCAAAGAAGGATATAATTCCACTACCTACAGTCAAATGGAAGCCTTTAATCC ATTCCCCATCGCGGACACCTGCATTGGTCGGCTCTGATGAATTTGACAAGTGTCTGAACAATGACAAGTTTTCGCATGATGAATACAGCAACGGAGCCCTGTCCATCCTTCAGTATCCTTACG ACAATGGTTACTACTTCCCCTATAGCAAGCGTTACCGGGAGAAACGAGACAGTGCTGTGAGCCTGATAAAGGGAAATGGCGTGGGGGCCGACAGTCGAAGGAGAAAGGACCCTGTACTGCTGCTGCCTTGGTGGAAGGAGATTCTTGGCACCATCGTCTTCTGCATTGCTGCCACCACGTACATCGTCCGCAAGTTCTTCCACCCTTCTGCCCCAGTGGCCTATGTTAGG CAACGCAAAGAGTCAGAAACCCAGTGTCAGACAGACAGCAAGTTTGACCTTGAAGCTATGGAATCCAAAGAGCCAGTTGCCATGGAGACCCGTTCCTGCGAATATGTGTCCAG GTATTTGACAGACTTCGAGCCAGTGCAGTGCCTTGGTCGTGGGGGGTTCGGTGTTGTGTTTGAGGCCCGCAACAAAGTGGACGACTGCAACTATGCCATCAAAAGAATCCGCTTGCCCAACAG GGAACTGGCCCGTGAGAAGGTGATGCGAGAGGTGAAGGCCCTGGCCAAGCTGGAGCACCCAGGAATTATCCGTTACTTCAATGCCTGGCAGGAGAGCCCCCCTGAGGGCTGGCAAGAGGAAATGGACCAGAGGTGGCTGAAAGATGCCAG tgcCACTGACTGGCCAGTGAGCTTCCTTGACCACATGGAGGCGCTGTCCGTCAAAGTGCCAGTGTCCAGCTCTGTCTCACCTGTCCGTGGGCCTCAAGGAGACGTCCTTAGATCCTCCGTTGATCCACGGGCCCTGCTCACCAGCACTGACAGCAGTGCGGTAGGTTTTGGCGTTGACGTCGGCGACCTGTCCTTTCACCCGCTTCTGGGCCAAGACAGTCTGATGTCTGAGAGGGACAGTCAAGCTGACCCTGATGCCTCAGACACGCCCCACTCCTTTGAGCTATGCCCCCCACGTGGCCCCAGTGactgcacctcctcctcctttgaCATCGTGTTCGAGGACTCTGGCTGCGACCGGGATGCCGACGCAGACACAGACTCGGCCTCTAGTGCAGCCAGTCCTGGCACGCTAACGGAGAAGAACAGCTCGTCTTCCTCGCACACCCGACGACAGGAAtttgtccctctctcttcttcttctccgcCCCGACCGACCTCACTTACCCTGGCGCTCCCAACAACTCCTCCAACCCAGCGAGTCCAGCCTTCTCCCAAG GTGTATCTGTACATCCAGATGCAGCTCTGTCGGAAGGAGAACCTGAAGGACTGGATGGCTCAGCGCTTCCTCCCAGAGCACAGAGAGCACAACCAGTGTCTGGATATCTTCCTCCAGATTGCAGAGGCTGTCGATTTCCTGCACAGCAAGGGCCTCATGCACAGGGACCTCAAG CCCTCCAATATCTTCTTCACCATGGATGACGTGGTGAAGGTGGGAGATTTCGGCCTGGTGACTGCCATGgaccaggaggaggaggacgacgaGCCCAGTGCCCTGACACCCGCACCACTCCTGACCCGACACACGGGCCAAGTCGGGACCAAACTCTATATGAGCCCAGAGCAA ctctcTGGAAACTCATACTCACATAAAGTGGACATTTACTCACTGGGTCTGATCCTGTTTGAGCTGCTGTATCCATTCAGGACCCAGATGGAGAGAGTGAGG ACGCTGACAGAGGTGAGAATCCTGCGCTTCCCAGAGGTtttctccaaaaacaacatgcagGAG CTGAGCATGGTGCGCAGCATGCTGTCGCTGAGCCCCAGCGAGCGTCCCGAGGCCGCAGAGATCACAGGGATTCCCCTCTTCCAGGAGCTGGAGCTGCCTTGCCGACTGGCCGTGAGACAGCGCTCCCGCACGTACAGCGCCTCGTCTATGGGGCGCCCGTCGCGCCAGACATCGACTACCTGA